One window from the genome of Hippoglossus hippoglossus isolate fHipHip1 chromosome 10, fHipHip1.pri, whole genome shotgun sequence encodes:
- the LOC117768918 gene encoding gap junction alpha-3 protein-like, whose translation MGDWNLLAKLLEKAQEHSTVVGKVWLTVLFIFRILILSAATEKVWGDELSGFTCDTKQPGCENVCYDVTFPISHVRFWVLQIIFVSTPTLIYLGHILHLVRMEDKHKERELERERLQAEHPDKQALIVDVHHKKALVKDKEGRVRLQGELLRTYVFNVIFKTLFEVGFIVAQYLLYGFELKPMYTCDRPPCPNVVNCYISRPTEKTIFIIFMLAVASLSLFLNLVEMYHLGFTKCRQGITFRRNRRLRGRASKEPNDPAVPFAPSYDDYFHQVQPAYPPVPSYNLSPLSEGTDSSFHPYHSKAAYKQNKDNLAVERSSSKPEECDLKGKKGAGSAPGSPTQARPGRSAKHSSNNKTRIDDLKI comes from the coding sequence ATGGGGGACTGGAACCTTCTGGCAAAGCTTCTGGAAAAAGCCCAGGAGCACTCCACCGTGGTGGGGAAAGTGTGGCTCACCGTCCTCTTCATCTTCCGCATACTGATCCTCAGCGCCGCGACAGAGAAAGTGTGGGGCGACGAGCTGTCGGGCTTCACCTGTGACACCAAGCAGCCCGGTTGCGAGAACGTGTGCTACGACGTCACTTTCCCCATCTCCCACGTCCGCTTTTGGGTGCTGCAGATCATCTTCGTGTCCACGCCTACGCTGATCTACCTGGGACACATCCTCCATCTAGTGCGGATGGAGGACAAGCACAAAGAAAGGGAGCTAGAGAGGGAGAGGTTACAAGCTGAACACCCAGACAAGCAGGCCCTCATTGTGGATGTTCATCACAAAAAGGCTCTGGTGAAGGACAAGGAGGGCAGAGTGCGCCTGCAGGGGGAGCTTTTGCGCacatatgtttttaatgtgatcTTTAAAACCCTGTTTGAGGTGGGCTTCATTGTGGCTCAGTATCTCTTGTACGGCTTTGAACTGAAGCCCATGTACACATGTGACAGACCACCCTGCCCCAATGTGGTAAACTGCTATATATCCCGGCCCACTGAGAaaaccatcttcatcatcttcatgcTGGCGGTGGCCAGCTTGTCTCTGTTCCTCAACCTCGTAGAAATGTACCACCTGGGCTTCACCAAGTGCCGCCAGGGCATCACCTTCAGGAGAAATAGACGGCTGAGGGGGAGAGCCTCCAAGGAGCCCAACGACCCCGCTGTGCCCTTTGCGCCGAGTTACGACGACTACTTCCACCAAGTCCAGCCTGCCTACCCTCCAGTGCCCAGCTACAACCTCTCCCCCCTGTCTGAGGGCACAGACTCGTCCTTCCACCCCTACCACAGCAAGGCAGCTTACAAACAGAATAAGGACAACCTAGCggtggagaggagcagcagcaagcCAGAGGAATGTGACCTGAAAGGAAAGAAGGGAGCAGGATCAGCCCCTGGGTCACCTACGCAGGCCAGGCCCGGCCGCAGTGccaaacacagcagcaacaacaagacTAGAATAGACGATCTGAAGATATGA